The genomic stretch TTAACAACTTGGCTGAAACAGGCCGATTTTGTGGTAATGTGCCCTCTGCTCTTACTGTTATCGAGCCTATAGTACATTCAACTTTTCATAGTATGCTCTTGAGAGATAAGTTTGTCCCATTTACATCTGTTGGAACCAAGTGGCTACTTGCGACTAACAAATTGGTAACACTGACTTCCCTTTCAGGTGCCGTACTGCGACCAACTGGTGAGCAATCTCGCGTGTTGTGTGCATCGGTAATCACGTGATCACTCTCTAGCCAAATCACATCACACCCTGCGTACGGATGTAGCTCACTTGCATGCTCTGTTGCACTTggtgtgcgtgcgtgtgtgtaTTGCAGCATTTcctaatttctttaattttttttcctttcattctttgGTTGAGGTCTCTCAGCTTTGACATATATGCCGATGCTATTGTATGGGTTGATCTCTGCGAGgtctgtgatttttattttcctttagctggacttctttttatttatttgcatctaTTGCTGTGCAGAGGATGAATGAACCTTTTAACCTACATTGTCATGAATGCATGGTGACATTTGTTCACAGGTAGAAATCAAGGAATGAAAGATTGTTAGTGAGAATGAGTGGGGGGCTTAAAACTCCCTCTGTAGTAGATATTTTGGTGCCTTGTCTGGTGCCAATTTTTGAGAGGAATGGTAATTTAAAGTTCAAACACTCTGTCATTATTATTTCTCTTCTTTGGCACCTGCTTCTGGGGCAGTTGTTGTTTTGTCCCTTCCATCACTCCCGCACCTCCTCCTCTGCCCACTCTCTACTGCACCCCACTCCGGAGCGTGAGCACTGTGACATCATTGAGAGGAGTATTTGGTCCAAAAGACATGCTATGGAAGCACAGGGAAATCTAGAGCAGGGTACCAACATGTTTAAGGGAATGTTTGTTCTTTCGATTGATGACTAAATTCGACCATACATACTTGCTGAGTACAACAAAAAAACTCATTGCACTCCTCTCTCTCATGCATAATGTATACGCATTGGCCTTTTTCTTGATTTTCTGATGAAGCCAGTACTTTGATACCAGTCTTCTTAGTAGTAAATCTTTTGATAGATTAGGCATCTGCTGGTGACTTATGATTCTCATATTGATTTCATCCTTACCCAAAATTATTCCTTCGTTGATTAGCAATTGCACTTGAGAATACTGTTTTATTTTAgaagttcaatttaattttctgggatgcaaattaaaattgatttgagaattaattatgaatgatatttcatagagatagattttctttttcgtttttctgtggttcattctttttaaaacttcacataattttttcaaaacctTGCTACATTCCAGAAATATTTGCAAAGAAATATTAGAATAGTTAGGTTTCACCTTAGGGTTGCACCATTCAGGGTTATCTCTTGTCTTTGCAGAACGGGCATCTTTGCTGCAGTTTTGATTTCCAGTGTTCTATTGTTCTTACTGAACATAATAACAGTGAGAATGGAGCTGCCCTTGGCCATATTTCCAATGGAAGTGAAGGACAATCGCATGACTCTACCGAGTCGAGTGGACCTGACCTCAAGCCTGAAACCAGTGGCAAAGGAAATATGCATGATGGTGGTGCTGCACCGAAAACATCGCTTTCAGAGGATATCAGAGAGGATGTCAAGGGAGAAAGAGGCAAGCATTCTCGGGACGAAGACAGAGTGCACAATGGGGTCAAGAGTGCTGGACAAGATGGGGGCAGAAGCACAGGGAGCGGTCATGAGTAGCCAGGTGGAGACCAAGCGCACTCCCCTCACCCCTTCCACTCAGAGGTGGGGCATGATGAAAAGGCAATCGGAATGATGAGGGAGAGGCAAGAAAAGAATGGTGGACAGTGAtggcacagtaaaaaaataagagacaaCTAAAATTTTGTGTCTACAAATGGTGGACTCCGCCTAGCCTAGGGCATCCTGGGATATTCGTCCCAATCAATGTTGCCTAAGTCAGTCAACCAACGAGTGGAGAGCACTCGATGCTTCTGGACCATTCATCAACTGGACAGCCCATGCTGCTTCTGTAAATGCCTTTGTCACAGCTGCTGTCTGGCTTGTGTTTGTATGCCTTAAATCTGACAGGAGTTGTGTAAATGGTTGGTTTTTCCCTAATGCAGTGGTGCTCCACCCACTAGAAAAAGTGGTCATTATAATTTGATCTGCAAAATGCATTTCTTCGAGAATCTCTGAATTATTATAGCGATCCATTAAATCATTCCACTACCTAGCGTTTGAGTTATGACTCCTTTACCTCTAATGTGCAAGTGCAGTTGGTAATGAGAGAGTGTGGAAATGATCCTTACATTCCAGAAACATTTAATTTGACGTTATGCGAATGGAATAACACCAACGAAGGTTATAGTGTTTGCCAAAGACTTGTTATTCCTCAGCACAAGATGCTGTGATCTTGCCCAAATGAAAGTGATGTTTAGGAAAAGCTGCTACATAAACACAATAAGGAAGTAAATGATATTTAACTTGATCCAATAACAAAGTGCTTCATTTGTAGCGTTACTAAACAAATCCAAAGTGTCTTCCTGAATGCCAGAGATCTCCTGGAAGTTAATGGTGTGTGCTGTCACTTGATGTGCTGCGAAAGAATTGCAACGAATATGCAGGCAGTGCTTCACTTGTGCACAGGGCTATCATCATTTGTTTTCTCATAGATAGTCTTCAGCATTGGGCTTATTAATCAAGGAAATCTGGCAATTTAGCTGAAGGAATGGAAACTTATCACTGTGTGTGCATGTAAAAGCAGGTTTGTACAAATTATATCTggctaattaaatttataaagaaACTTGGGCTGTGCTCTGCTGCAGTATTCAAAGAGTGACAATGAGTTATATCAAGTAGGCGATTGTACAAAActagtaatttgaaattttaaatggacaGTACCATTCAAAAGTATTACGTCACTTTTTTGGCAGGTGAGAATATTAATCATGCTTCAGAAACCACTTCACCTATCATGATTTCAGTTCTATCTCAGTTTAAAGTAATTGCAGCTTTCAAATCCATTTTAACAATCTagtcaaaaatccaaatttatcacTAGACATAGCCAATACATATAAAGTTAgagattaaaatttcaaaccCATAGTAAAGATGCAGTCATGAGTTTCATTCTTTACTAAGAAACTGGCAATACGGGAGAAAGTGGAATCCTAATATGTGATAGCATGTCaagtgcatttcaataaaaatcaaacaataatatccaattttgatttttattcaatggGTAGGTGCTTCTGCTTTTATCAGGCATgatagaaacaaaatattttctttaagtttAAAGACATGATCTCTAAAGTCATTGTAAATTAATAGAATAGAAACATGAACACTATGATTGTGCAGAAACTGTGCAATTATTCAATAACTATCTGTTTCTTCTATAAAAATGAGccacaaaattacaaaaaaatacaaatatttcatgcTGTCCATTGTTATTTTGTTTGAGGAGTCTATTTTGCAATAGTCATTTCTAATTTTCTAAGAATTTTAAAAAGagcaaattattaatttatgaataagaTAGAAATTTGACAGATGAAAGACATACTGATAATTGGAATTATACCccattaaaaaggatttgaaataagtttgcacCATTACGTAGAAAACAGGCTTTGGCAACTTTTTTTTTTATGGAATAcatatattcttttaaatttgaagTTTGGATTCATAAATCATCATGATTTGCACAATTTCAATAAGCATACGTGTTTACTTTAAGTAAAGAATTGTTTGGATAAAATGTTATGTGGTAAGTTGgttgcaataaaatattagatTTTGATTGAACCTTGAAATCAATTTGTTGACATCAATATTGATTGTTACACTTAGTTCCATGCCATACAAATCTACGAATAGATTTTTATGCCTGCTAATAACTCTTTAAAAAGGACAAAATTCAGTGATATTCAGTGACATGGACAAGAAGCGGGAATGGCCTCTTGCTTGCTTTGTGCATTTGTATTTCTTTTCCCTTGGAAGACCCTTTTCCAATTCTCTTCACCTAGCACAAAAGTCAGCGAATTCGAATGGGTGAAAGAATTGTTAACGTATTGACTCCATCTATTAGTGGCAAAGACTTTAAACTTCACTTGCTGTTATCATCCACCATCAAAATGCTATTGTGTGTTTGATGTATCTTGTTTTAAAACAGACAATAGCATTCAAATGACGGGAAAGAATGAAGTTGCAATTTCAGCCTTCTTTTTAAGTCTGAATGAATAATTCCTCATTCCAAATTTTCTCAGTAGCTTTGTGAAGAcaatatttaaagcaattaataactccCAAACCTAACTGAcccctatattttttttattgaagtttctAGTCACAAATATGAACAAATACCTCCATTTGTGTGCTCACACTAAGCAAATAGTCATCAAAGCTTTATGTAAATTATTGTACAATACATGTTAAAGTCATTTGAGGGCACTACTTTCAAGAAAAGGAGCAGTTGATTTATACTTGCAACTTGTACAGTTATGCCTGATGTGTCTCAAATGTTGTAAATGGAATGTGTgccaattattaaaataaatattaaagtacAATTGTCATTTAGTTTATTTTGTGTATAAAACAATTACTCTTAGTAATGTATTGAATGACAGCTCAATGTACCAATGAAATTGCAATAATTAGTATGTACCATTACTAAAGAATAgtaatacagtacactcccgattatccgggctaatgatggggagggacggcacgaataatcggaaaacacggataaccctaAATTTTGCTTatatgtcttgcaatgttcataatttacctaaaacaaacaatatattattatttatgtagttactctgctattttagagtgcttcccaggctcaatgagagctttcttcgccagttcgcgatctttttagcggagaTAACATGGTTTTACTCGAATCATTAATGCTCCATTTAAgacctggtttcaaaaaccacgtATCCGTGGCTGCGTGTTCACGGATGCAGAAAAGTgctttgcacgaatgcttcaaaaccactactcgacgtcggaaactacaatttcaggcaccacgccacgtagtcgcatcGCGCATAAGTttcccgggttgcaactgctgcgggacgtgtatccgtcaTCACGGAGCGCAGCCGCCCGCTACGAAGCTTGGATAACAAAACACGCTCCTTCCGTGAATGTGGCTAGCGCGCCatcacttccgttttacgaagaggattctaacggaaataataatcccggtgtatcctagcattaatgtaGTAAtaccgatgattttgcgtccgattttattatttttttaataccgatcgcggaaaaaattgagcgaaagagaaaatcatgcacggataatccgcaacccggattaaccgcagctggataatcgggagtctgctgtatgtagTTTCAAACTTAATCGacggtatttaattatttaatgttcaaAATTTTTTAGTATTCAGTTatcaaatcatttcatttttgctAAAATCATCCACACAATTTGAGAATCAATACTTACACAAAATGTGGTGTAAAATTGTCAGGAACCCAGCTGTTCGCAAGAAATTTGCAGCAAGCACCACCTCATCAGTGGTgtaaaaaggattttaatttggGGGATGATGAACCTGACACTGAAGAAGGAGACACGCTATCAGGGTTCCCCAGCAAAGCAAAACACTCGAAATACCCCCCACCCTCCAACAACAGCCATGTGTTCCCCAGCTGGTGGTACATATATGTGTTGTAGCCAAAACTATAGGCAAGTGCGGCTCACAAATACATAGATACTAGTTTTTCTATTTGAAGTcactaaattttaaagtttataatgTATGTATTCCTTTTACTGAGCTCCACTATATGCAAAAACCGTGTCGTTTTAAAAGCTCATattttaaccattaaaatttctgaatattactgTCAGCCTTTGGGGGATGCAGAGTCTAAAGCAGAGTTGTGCACTGGACAGCACCATCAATGCTTTTTCAGATGAAACTAAGTACTGCACAAAATTAGCAAGAAAGAGTATGAGCATGATTGGGTGTTAGGAAGCAAAATTaggaatgcctttttttccattttttttctacattaatgTATAGCAACTGCATTTTCACTCCTTTCATTTTGGGGATGAGGGTGTGGAGGGATAAAGGCAGGGTGTAGTTTCGCATATTGCTGATCTTCTGCACCAGGCTCCACTCCTCTCATGGGtttataattaaatgataaaatttggcaTCCTCTCTCCATCAAATTTGAATCCAATGGATAGTAATTACAAGTGTAAAAGCTAGAAAAAGCTAAAAACTAACGCCTATTGGGAAGCataaaaataggttttaaaaaaaCCCATAATAAATGAAGTTACTTCTACACTGAACTCAATCCAAATAAACCAGAATGCTATTTTACCGGAAATAAACTAAGGAGTCAAGCAGTTTTTGAGGAAGATATTGATTGAGGAGGTAGGAAGCTTGTTACTCTTCCAAGGTTAGTAGTATCCAGCATTACCTTTTTCAAGCAGCCGCTAAGCTTCCATTTGTTTTTCTTCactgttgaaattaatttaataagcAGGCTTTGTTTGAATAGAGTCATTTCAGTGAATTGGAGAATTAGTAATTCAGGGGTGTGTATAATGGAGTGGTTTAGGGGTCAAGATCCTCCAAAatgggtaaagaaaaaaattaataccatagtCTGAATAAGTTAGATGAATCATGGGTGAGTGCATGGCTGTGGCATACACTGAGACTTTCACATAAAATGTTATTTGTATAAACCCAACAAATGAGGATCTGTGTATGCTACAGTAGTAACTATAACACCATGGAAACCACCTGCGGAAAAGACTGAATTTCAtttaatcgatacctccactgcaaaaaacactcaacaatcgcccatcgaatgaaatctgctcatctagtactacaagagctactagatgagtggatttcattcggtgggcgattgttgagcgtttgtgcagcaGAAGTATAGTAATTTTTAACTATATTACTATACGTATCTGGGTAAGCCTTGTCAGCATCAAATATATTTCCTTAACAACAAGCAGTTTTAAGCTATTCAAATTGATTTTTAGCCTGAAAATAGATTATTTAAGAGGAAACTATCACAATTTAGTtgcagtaaattttaatggatgcaTATGGTTCATATTAATCCTActctccaggggcgcagctaggaattaagcctagggggggttttaggcgcaactaatacctatgggtgtggggtattgcatacttaccagggtaagcaggagttgcggggggccccctccagaaaaaattgaagaatggttcaaaatggcgagttttacggctttctgagggatatttgataaatcctaacactattctataagtaatactgatccaaaaagtaaaatggattaaacttaaaaatttctccgagctctggaggggttttatcccccaaaacacccccctcgctgcgccactgctactcTCTGTTTAATCAATATAGCACtaggtatctattttttgcgttaTAATAGGTCCCATCTAGAGTTCTTATACTCTGAGGAAGTAATTTTTACTTGGGTTTAGGTTGCTCATGACTAGTGAAAAGGTTTGTAAGCTTTTGATCCCAAGCCTGAAGTAACCACATTGCAGCTAATATTGATGTCTCATCTCACCCTACATGATCATAATGCCTCCTAAGACAGGAATGGaagcagatatttaaaaaatatcatgaaggaaaagaaaactacatataatgtttatatatagttgaatgaaaaaggaagtatcTACTGATAATAGGACACGTAAGATCTAGGATTTTttcatattatacatattccacAAAGTAAACAAGCCAAACGTGAAACACTGTTCATTGAATTGTGAAGTTTGATTATTTCTTCAAAGACCAATAAATAAAAtcttggtaaaaatatttatttaaaatgttaattgaTGGCATATAAAAGCACTTTAGAAGAATAatacgttaaaaatataaaataccatcataaaaatatcacattgaATCCTTtagaaaatgcaacaattacaaaCACCTCACTCATTGTAAATTCCTTCGATGAGAAAGTCCATGCGATTATAGTGGCGTCTTTCCCACAGATCTGCACCCCTTTTGTATAAATAAATTGCTAACACGATGAGTAAAGGCACGGAGAAGACAGTACAAACAATTGGTATGATATAATCCATTTTCCGGATGTAATCACTGATTGACTCATCGCCGTCATCAGTCACGGCCGGCTTTGGTTTTCTTGTCACTGAAGAGTTACCATTCGGGAATGAAACGTTCTTAACAATTTCAATAGGCTTGTGCACCTCGTTGTTGCTTACTGTGACATTTTCAAGAGCCACTCCTTTCCGAGCGATTATTTTACCTTCTTTCATCGAAGACATTCCTTCAATGATTGCAGAGTGTGGATCCAATTCGGGACGTAATGGAACTGCCGTGGAACTAGTCGTTACTCTTTCGCCAGCTGACTCTACAACCCCTCCTTCGGCTATCACTGTTTTGCTTGGACTTTTAGACGCACCTTCGAAGTTTGTTCCAGACGTATCCAGGGTATTAACATTATTACCACCTTCCGTCATAACTGTATTTGTATTTCCAGTTTTAGCCTGCGACGGTCCAAATTCCAAGGACGATGTGTTTTGACCTCCATCGGACTTGGTGATTTTAGTCAAATTGGAAGAAAGGACATCCGTCTTTGTTGGAAGAACAGTCAATTGCACATCACCAGCTGGGAAACTGCTTGGCATAGAAGGGGTTGTTGAAGTAACATTGATCCTGTTGGAGGGGCTCAAACTCACACCCCTTATTATTGGGGACGTAGCATTTGTATTGGCTTGACTTTGCATGGCACCATTCTCATGTGTAGGCAAACTGTTGTCAGCAACGGTTAATTGCAATGACCCCAAAACTAATGCAATACAAACAATGCCCAGCATTACAACGATTTTCGTTAATCAACATTGGAGGAAATGATTAATTGGCTTCCTCGACGGCAGGGCGATGTTCGTCAATGTTAACTTTTAGATACACACACGGTTGACTAATTGAAATGATCGAAAAGATTTTATGATTACGATTTCGCAATTTCGTGTTACATTTGTTTTCTTCGACGTCATCAAGACTGTTCCCCCACCACCCTGACCAAGTGGGTAGGCGGTGGTTAGTGGAAAAGTTTGAATGAATTTACGTTCAAATGATATATCATAGTGGGAAAATGTGTATTGATAACGGCAGAAGGGACGCGTTcaaataggaataaatttttaGTACCTATGCTGatcttattttcaatttgttTCTCCAAAAAATACCTAGAGTTCTTGAGAATCTGGTTCTACACACTTTTCAGACTCCAAGGTCCAAGGCCGATGTCTAGCAAGGTCATTATGATTTTCGATGGATTGACCTACTAATTAAGGGATTGTGTTCCGAGACTTCCACAGAGCCCATGAGACTAACATTAAATGCTATCTTAAGCGTGGTCGTAAACATTTGATTACCAGAGCTCCTGGGTTAATGTATTATTTCATTCGACGTTAGTTTAAGCATGTAACGTTGGAAAATCTTTCAGAGAGAGATTGAGCACCAAGAGAAACGGAATAATCATGCAAGAGACGTTGCCTGAAGAAAATCATAAGGGCACCGCTGTCAGTGTGCCATCCAACGCGGAAAGCGCATCATCAACGACCATGGGTGATACAGGGAGTGAAAAAACTGATACCACATCTGCCAGTAAAATAACcaggaaaggaaattttaaagatgcaGTAATTGATTTCATCGGAGGATCTCTGGGTGAGAtgacttttaaaaatcattatagtTTTATTAGTCCGTGTGAGGTGTGTGTACAGATTAAAGACCAATAAAATTGCTTTAATAAGGTATTAAGGCGCTGCATATCGTGgttaaataacaatgaaatgataatatagAAGCTGAATAGATCTCCTCTTTCAAAGAAACTCATCACATCATGTGTCCTTCGGCTAGGCGTCATGGAGTTATTAATACAAACAAATGTCAATAAATTATCACCATGTCTTGATATTCAGACCAGTTTAACTAATTTTCAAACAATAGAACTATTTTTTTAGCCTGTGGTGCAATGAAT from Ischnura elegans chromosome 7, ioIscEleg1.1, whole genome shotgun sequence encodes the following:
- the LOC124161967 gene encoding uncharacterized protein LOC124161967, translating into MLGIVCIALVLGSLQLTVADNSLPTHENGAMQSQANTNATSPIIRGVSLSPSNRINVTSTTPSMPSSFPAGDVQLTVLPTKTDVLSSNLTKITKSDGGQNTSSLEFGPSQAKTGNTNTVMTEGGNNVNTLDTSGTNFEGASKSPSKTVIAEGGVVESAGERVTTSSTAVPLRPELDPHSAIIEGMSSMKEGKIIARKGVALENVTVSNNEVHKPIEIVKNVSFPNGNSSVTRKPKPAVTDDGDESISDYIRKMDYIIPIVCTVFSVPLLIVLAIYLYKRGADLWERRHYNRMDFLIEGIYNE